One Temnothorax longispinosus isolate EJ_2023e chromosome 8, Tlon_JGU_v1, whole genome shotgun sequence genomic region harbors:
- the LOC139817869 gene encoding uncharacterized protein — MRSGSAGTLGDRRDRVTAMEDRPRRIYRKSKSEEGVANKLPPPTTTATAKMPPPPPPPPSTPMPPTMTPPPPPPPPPPTPSLPQEERKRASAMHKIANHVVRRALQNQRRNIGKNMKYAGGVHAQPAYTPPTAYTPPQPAYTPPQPAYTPPQPAYAPPYAPPYAPPYAPPYALPYAPPYAPPYAPPYATPYAPPYAPLYAPPYAPPYAPPYAPPYAPPSASR, encoded by the exons ATGCGTTCGGGTTCGGCGGGAACTCTTGGTGACCGGCGTGACCGCGTGACCGCGATGGAGGATAGACCACGGCGGATATATCGTAAAT ccAAAAGTGAGGAAGGTGTGGCGAACAAGCTGCCGCCACCGACGACGACAGCAACGGCGAAaatgccgccgccgcctccgCCTCCGCCATCGACACCGATGCCACCGACGATgacgccaccgccgccgccaccgccgccgccaccgacACCGTCGCTACCACaagaggagagaaagcgagCGAGCGCAATGCATAAG atcgCAAATCATGTGGTGCGTCGAGCGCTGCAGAACCAGCGGAGAAACATCGGAAAAAACATGAAGTACGCCGGTGGAGTACACGCGCAGCCAGCGTATACTCCACCGACGGCGTACACGCCGCCACAGCCAGCATACACGCCGCCACAGCCAGCATACACGCCACCACAGCCAGCATACGCGCCCCCATACGCGCCTCCATACGCGCCCCCATACGCGCCCCCATACGCGCTGCCATACGCGCCGCCATACGCGCCGCCATACGCGCCGCCATACGCGACGCCATACGCGCCGCCGTACGCGCCACTATACGCGCCCCCATACGCGCCCCCGTACGCGCCGCCATACGCGCCCCCATACGCGCCGCCGTCGGCGTCAAGATGA